The Aphelocoma coerulescens isolate FSJ_1873_10779 chromosome Z unlocalized genomic scaffold, UR_Acoe_1.0 ChrZ, whole genome shotgun sequence DNA window GATATGAATAAAACAGGGAATGTTTGTTTCACCCGCCTTTGGCCAGCTCTCATTTTCCATGTCTTCAAATGGCCTTTAAATATTTCTCATCATAGTGTgttaaaattaatctttttcaAACTGGGTatcaaaaattcaaaataatatCTTCATAAATACCAGGTTCTTCAGTATTCTGTGTTGTGAAGTCATCCATTTCAATACAAATTTTTTGCACATTATGATGGTTTCCAAAAAATCAGCCCAGCTacttatatattatatatgtataatatatatatataatattatatatttaCTGTATGATGGTAAAGCTGCATTCTATGCCACAAGAAGTCCCTAAACAGGTAATGATTGTTCAAAACACTACTTTACCAGTTGTAGCCTGTGTTTTAAGCCACCTAATCGTGTATGTTCTTAATGCTACATGCATTTTGGTGATGAACAAAGATCTGCTCTTCCTGTTTTACAGATTTTGCAATATTCCACTCTCTACAGAGGCAATGTTGAGAAGCATTTAGGAAGCAAAGGAGTTTATAAACCACATAAAAGCATACTTACATGGATGCTTTCCAAataatctgcattttaaaatatctacTATCTTGATTTGTCTACTTTTGGCTTTCAGGCAAAATTTCTAGCTAGCAAGTATTTTAATATGATATAAGCCTAGGGAAGGAAGGCTTATACCTGTCTGCCAATAACAGTCTGAAAAGGATACCTGAAGTTTCCTGTTGAAGTGTTGCATATTCGTTTCCTGAACTGCAGAATACCAACATGGATAGAAATAAGGAAATAGGTGTTTACATAAAAAGTAGTCAAACTAAATCTTTCAACACTAACTGTGAGAATGAGATTTTCATAAAGGTAGTTTACTTAATGTAGGATGGGTGGAAATTCATTCTAGAGAGAAATCTAAGTTGTGTAGtatttcacaaaaataaatgaTGGAAATGTGTCCTTTACAAGTTCCAAATATAGTGGTTGCCTTCCTATGAAAACCCTTCTCAACAAATCAGTGTACAAATTCCATGGGTTTTCTTAACTTGAATGGATTGATCTATTTCCTAACagagttttttatttattaaagctAAGATTGTAGAGTGAATCaatcagcttaaaaaaaaaaaaaaaggcatgttgTACTACTCTTTTAAACAGGAGTTATATCTTAGAAACCTGGTTTTTTGCTATTTTAAGATAACCAAGTAATTAAAAAGAGATTTCCAGAAATCAGCTGCACCATTTGAAAATTGGCTTTTTACTGGGGTACAATATTCTTTTTGAGGTCTTATGATTTAAGCTGTGAAGGTAATACAATAATATTTCgtcatattatttttaatttatttgacttttttttaaattgcagagTAATTTCTTAAGCCTTTCAGTCTCCAGAAGAGTACATCTTCTGTACATGGTACCTTAAGACAAAACTGAGTTATCTATCTGCcatttttctcttctaaaaGTTCTCTGAACCTTTCCCCCTGCATGTAAGAAATTCCTGCAAGATCTCATTTTCCTTATGTTTTGATTGCAACTGCAAgatgtatttttcagtttaCTTTTATTCTCTTGAAACCAAGAAAGTGACTACAAATAATTGGTGGCTTGTGTGTTCCTGCACTAGTTCTCAATAAATCTGGATGTCTGAGAAAGCTCCTGTAATACCAAACTGAAAACAGACTTGGAAGTTGAAGTCCATTGACACTGTATTTATagatggctttttcttttttcacaggTGGGTTGAGCCAATTATGACTTTCCAAGTATTTCTGTGTCTACCCAATTAATGGCACCTAGCTAACCAGAAGCTCAATTATTATGAGAATTCAAAATTACTTTTGACTGTGTATTGTTTAAACTATTTGTCCAGAGAAAGATTTTATTGTCAAAGTTAGACATATTTACTATGTAATCACATTCTTTCTGCATTTTGTCTCTTTCACTACATTTTAACTGATAAATCAACACAGTACTCATCTTCACAGATTTTCTTGTGAAGCATGAGATGGTCAGTAGATAAATCATTGTAAGATTTACACAATTGCACAACTGATTAGAACTTCTTTTTCTGGAAAAGCTCCTTCAGCTGTTGTTCAGTTGTTGCTTCTTTCTGTTGCATCAGCTCCTTGGCTCCTTTGGTCACTCCCCAGCCATCTGGCTTTGACATGGAAGGACAATATGGCCTGCCTGAAGCAGGCTTCAGATTCTCCCAGTATTCTTTTCTTGCcctaaataaagaaataaaaattcagaggtttttttccagcacCTCAAATTATTGAAGGAAATGTGGCTTAAATAACAATTGCAAAGGGTCATCTAACTTGTAAAGATTGACATTATACTTAGATACGGAAGTATGAATGAAAATATGCAATTAAATGCTACATGCTTAAAAAGTATCTTTAAAAGTATCTTTCCACCTTTGAAAGGAATACTGTAAGCCAGCCACAAACTGGTTTACAGTACTCTgtcagtttttccttttcattttcatgaaTTACATTCACAGAACCTCtacttctccttccccttttccctgctcctAGGTCAGCTTTAATTCTTTGAAATTATTAAACATAAACCACATCATTGTAAACATAGAATGTTTACAGTGATATTTAGATGCCCATATCAGCTAAGCCAGTGTGCTCTGTGGAGCATTGTAAGCCTTTGCAAAAGGTGTGCTGGTTTCCAGGTCAGATATACATACCTTGCTCTGACCCAGGGTTTGGTATGCATGCTCAGGTTATCACCCCAGCTACCATGTTTCTCAGAAGCTTCTGGCAAAAATCCCCTTTCAGGAGCCAACTCCTCAGCTATCGCTCGGATATGATATGGCTCAAATCCACAGCAGCCTCCAATGAAACGAATTCCTAAGTCATAGGCCTTTCTTGCATATTTCTGAATGTCCCATCTGGTTACAATTCTTGGCTCCAGACCTGCAAAGACATTAGTATCTTAAGTTCCCACCACGGTCCATTccatttttatccattttttgGTAAGAAATCATGTTGTTGAAACACTTGCACACTGTTTGCAAAAGTGGTTGTAGGTGTAGATGTACGTGTTTGAACTGACTGACCTAGGATCAGGGATTCAAACTTTCACAAGGCTAGCTTTCAGGTTCTGCAGTGCTCTGCTGACCTATGCTGGTAAGCATTGTTGCAAAACAGCACCTAGTATCTTCTAAGGCTGATCACATGCTTTCCATTCTGCCAGAGTTCTTAGCTGAAGAATTGGAATACTTTCAATGTTATGGCTGTATTTCCTAATAAACAATAAACACATGGGAAATCTGATTACCACACACTAATCTGTGATAGGAGAAGGTATCAGCCTACCTGCATAGGAATAATCCTGCTCATTATTCGTCAGAAATGCTTATTACACTTTTTGTCTATGATCAGATACTGGcagccagttgtttcagctggGATCTTTAGCTATTTCTTAGTCCATCCCTTAGTCATAATTCCAGTCATGAGGAGCTTGCTGCCTCAAACCACCTCATTCCTTGTGGAAAGTTCTGTGTGTAGGTTAAGTTAGAATGCAGTGTTTATTTTGAACCCTTCTCTCTGCTGCAGGTTGTGTTGAGCATTGTGATGGAGTAACAAGAGCTGAGAGAGTAGACTTGTGGAAGAAAAGGAATAGGAAGTGTaaacagcagagaaaagcaCACCTCAAAGAGCTGGAGGCACAAGAGTGGCataactggaaagaaaagaacaggGACTGAAGAAGAaactttaagaaataaaaatacagaaataaaagaataaaaatcttCCCACTTAATGTACATGTACATCTGAAGGACATGAACCAGCATGATTATCAGGCAAGTGCAGCATCATGTCTGTACACTGAACACTCTGCTGGGCAAAACAGCTGTGTTTGAGGTAGTAAGGCTCCAGCAACACAAAGACGAAGTAGGATTGAAGAATGTCACTATGTTCTGTCCCAAAAATGCCTAACATGCAAGAAATTGATACAAAGCAGATATACTGCAAGTCCATTGTGTAGTTAAGAAACAGgatcaaaaattaaaaagcagaaggaagacAATTAAATATTCTTAAACAGAAAATTACCAGTGTCAGAGGGAAagacaggacaaaggaaaagtagGTGGACTAATATTGCATGGAAAACTTAGATTAAGCGTTTTAGAAAGCTGTTCAAATAAAAACAAGCTTTTGTACAGTGCTGCAGATATGACAGAAAGCACCAGAAGCACAAAttcattatttccttttcttccataTATCATTAAAAAGCTAATGCAAAATTTATGCAAATTATCAACAGTAAGAATGCATCATTGTGCACTCAACTTAGACCTGTACAAACAACTCTGTTCAGGGGAACAGTATAGATTGTTTCCCTgtcttctccatctccctgtTACAATCATGTGACCTGATGAATGAGTTCATCTGATGGCAGGATGAAGTGGCTAAGCCCCTATCCATCATATTTGAAAACTTGTGAAAGTCCAGTGAAGTTCCCAGCGACTGGAGAAGGGGAAGCATAACCCACACTTTAGAAAAggccaaaaaaggaaaagccagAGAAATACAGACCAGTCAGTCTTAAAATGCCCAGAAAAACCATGGATCAAATCCCCTGGAAACtgtgctaaggcacatggaaaaTAAGGATGTGACTGGTAGCAGCCAACATGGCATTACTGAGGGCAAATCGTGCCTACAAATTTGGAGGCCTCCTATGAGGGGGTTACAGCATtggtggagaagggaagagcaaCTGATGTTACTACCTTCCTGGACTTCTGCAAAGCATTTGATACTGTCCCACATAACATCCTTGTCTCTGAAGTGGAGAGACACCTTCCCAAAACCAactaacattttattttccatgtctGTCAGTGCaacttggctttttttcttggctttatTCAGAATTAAATATCTCTAACTTAACAGTTTTTGATGAGAAAAATTGTAACCTGCTCCTAGATTAGCCCCCTCGATATATCTGCTCTTGAGATAGTTAAGTATGCTTTCACTGACCAGGACATTTCTTTCGAAAACATTGTCCTTATTTAACTGGTGACATTTCAGAGAAATTGCAATAACACAGAAGAGAACAcatagaaaaatggaaaaagttctacagaaaaataaatacttctgGCATCTAGATGCTGGAGTTTGTCAATACAACACACCTAACACTTTCCTAGAAACTTAGATCTTGTTGCCCTACACAGAGTTTATGTACTCTTCAGATACCTAAATATCTCTTTTCTTATTGCCTTCATGAAAATGGAGTAATTTGGTCAGTTTAACAATGATTCACCAAACAGATTATCTGCTGTCAAGCAATCGATTGGTGCTTCTGGGTTTTGAAAACACTCACAGAGCCAGTCTTCACCAATTAATTATTCATGGAAATTCTGAATGCTGAGATGTCATACAGATTGCTTATAGCACACAAGCCAAGAACCATAACAAACTAAAGAGTGAATCCTTCCATTCACTTGATTGCCTACTGCAtctgtttgatttcttttttttctgcttgcaaTCAGAGGAGCTATATGAAGGAATGAATAGGATAAATGAGTTCCTAACACTTTTAAACATCAGATATTTCCAGGACTCAGACGTCTTATTACCATTTAATGAATGCCTCAGGCTTATTCTTTATTCTCTTTCCTTCATTTATGTAAAGAGaggaatttaaataaaaacaacaagCTTCCTGAAAATCACATATACTTCACAATTTTTTTGCTGCAAATTCAAATTGTGAATGTTTTAATACCATTTATTCTGATCTTGAAAAGAAGGGTGTATGGtatctgaaaatgaaagaattttCTAATCAGCCTTAAAATGTTTAAGCTGATTTTGCCCTTATGTTAAAGGGATCCTTTACCTCTCACGTGAAAATAAGCACTAAATAGAGAAGCCTTATACACATATTAAATGGCTGAATCTTTCAGTTTTTGTAGAGTTTCCCCTTAGCATACATGTGGATAGACTTCTTCTCCAAACTGCTAATTTGTTAGCAATGTTAAAGTCccctttctggtttctctctaATCTCATGTACATTAGACAGTCACACTTACAATACTGAGCTACTATGAGTGCAGTAATAATGCTCCTATATCCATTGTACTGCATTGTACATTAAATCCTTACATGGGTAAGCATAGGCCTTGTGGGATAGACGTCACAACCCAGAATAATGGTGTTTTTTTACTACTTTTGCTGCTGTTCTTTGGACTGTTTACAGCTGTCCTGAACAAGGTTCTATAGCATGagaaagaacatttttaaaatgaatttagGTTGTGGCATTTTAACTCATTTCATTATAATTACACATTGAGTCACATGCTGTGATACTACCGAAGTATTCTCACTATGTGGATGATCTTTACACCAATATTATATTTTAACCTGTCTGGAAAATGCCAGACAGGATAACTAAGACTCATCATACTGAATAAAAGGACACCTTGCAGTTCCAGCTGTACTataatttggggggaaaaaaagccaggaacaatcaataaaacaaaaccaaccaaccaccaCCAACAAAAAAGATACTCTTGTCTTACCAAAGGGAAATTCCGGAAGATCAATAAAGCCCTGCTTTCCACAATCAGGTGTATGGAAAGCAAGTGGCTGGGACATCAGGTGGGCTTTCAGTTTAGCAGCCTGCAAGCCCTCTTTCATCAGCCTCACAGTTTCAAGAGAAGTTTCTGGATCAAAGTGGCAGTTGACTCCAACTATAGAAGCACCTAGGAGGAGGAAAGTAACTTCAAGTCACAACTCCCCAGGAACTGGGAGATGAAAGTACTTAGCAACAGCACTCTAGAAGCAGTGCTGTCCATCTTTACATCAGTGTTACGAAAACAAGGCAGCTGTGCTAGAGCCAGGCACACACAACCTCCTGAGTTTGATAATTCCATTTACATCTCAGCTGCACCCTTCTTTATGTTCCTAATGATGAATCACATCTTCTACCCTCCTACAGATGTTTTTTCTTACCAGTGCTTAATCAATGAAGTCTGATTATGTATAGCCACACACGCAAATAGGTAGCAGGTTCTGAtaccatgaagatttttgccttttcttttatacccgttatacctttttacaacttctgtattcctagtgctttttgcctacattcttggacttgtttgttaagctaagagactaaacattttagaagcttcgtagttagggatcagtgtgccccagaccccaaggtcctctccagaacacattctgtaaaccaagatagaaccatccaggggaaggctccttggggaggggggctcacttgagcctctcattggggaatctttgatagatatgctaattagtaaaacctataatgtgaTACCCAATGCTGGGGGGTGAGGGGAcggagggacagagagggacttggcagggtgcatctcgatgtatatgacctggacgtgtgcacctaaggatccttaaaataaacaccaaggtaaaatcccttttccccttctaactgtgtatgactcttgattttaagaccaggaaaaggcatcagttccTAACACAAGTTCTACCTTTGGATTTCAACTGTAactcaaaaggaaaagagaagttcGGAATAGATACATAAACCCGTGTACCTTCACTCATCATGCCCTTGATTAATTTCTTCTGCCCTTCCCCTTGTTCTGTAGAAAACAGCCTTTTACaggaaaattattaattttttcacCCTCTTAATTCTCTCATCCTGAGCTTGAACTGTGTGCAAAAAGACTTCAGAAAAACATAAGCAGAGAATCAAAGGTGGCTTTGTGCTTGTGATTCTAGAATCTGGGGACAGGTCTGTAATGAAATTTGAGTTGGTTTAGGATTTTGCTGTATTCAGTATCAGTTGTGTCTGGCTACTGCTCCCACCCATTGCATACTGGTTATCAAGGATCTCATAGCTATATTTCCACATATTTTTTACTAGTAAAGTACATATAAAAACTTTTCTACACAGTTAAAACTTATCAGATATGACTGGGAAGCTACCTCCTTGAGATATACATCTATTTATTTCAATAATTAAGGACTTTACTTTGTTCCATACTTTTAAAGGACACATTAAAGAAAATTCTTACCAGCCTTTACCAGCTGGACAGCACATTGTCCAGGGGACACTCCATGCATGTCTCCTTCTGGACCAATGCACATCGTAGCTGCAACTGGCTTTCCAGATTCTTTTAGAACTTCGACTGCCCAGACAGCCTCCTCAACATGTTCAAAAtactgaaagaaattaaaactagGCTATTTTGTTTCTTAGCAacgaaatataaaaatataaatccagaccccaaatccaccatcAATACAATAATTTTATCCTTTTCTGAATACTAACATATTCTTTTCTTTATACTAACATAATTCAATTGAGTTTACTGGCCACACAGtttaaaaaggatttttaaaagtgagtaaaaataaattaaaaataatgatgcTTTTGTTTCAGAATAAGAATGCCCAGACAGGAGGTTAATCAAGGATTAACTGAAGAACTATTGTCAACTAGAGAAGTCATCTTAGGTTGCTTTCCACATATGGGAAGAAATAGGGATTAGTCAAGATCCCATTTACATTTCTTCTTTGTATCAGTACAGAATTTTACTTGACTGAGGTAGAAATTGAAGTTCCAAAGTCCTATTCTAGAGTACCTGTAGATGTTGGTGTGCATCTGATACCACTGGGATACAACCACAGCAGAAAATTTTAAAGGAGGTAGCAACATGTAGTAGTTATAGACCCTAAAGTAGACTAGACATCTTCAAAGTTAACAGTGTGCCAGTTGAAGGCATGTAGTTATTTTTACAAATTTACCTCTGCAATTAGAAAGTCCACGTTTTTCTTCATAAAGACATCCAATTGCTGTCGAAAGGCTGCTTTAACCACTGTTTTATCCTTGCAGCTTAAGTAAGATGGTGTTTGACTGACTCCTCCAGCCACTAAAGCATCACCTTCATTAGCCACTTCTCTTGCAATGTCACAAGCAGCTTCATTAACTTTTTGGCACTGTGTGAATATAGATTCTGTTAGTTTTATCTTACAGAGGTATGCATGTAATTTCAGAGCACTATAAAGGCAAAAATAGTCAGAAGTCAGAATggcttttttgtatttttttacaatttaaattaaatttaattaaaattaaatggatTTTAAAGTAATGTTGATTAGGAAGATATGTTTCTTTCAAACAATAACAAACAGGAAGGAAACTAATTTCTTGCCTCCTCTAAGTTATCATATTATCAAATACTACAAAATACATTACCTTTAATAGATCTTACACAAATAGCCTATAAAAAGCAAGTATTTGGTGTGCAGTGGAATTTCCTTTGCCTCttagaaaatgagttatttacaCCTAAGCATATACTTTCATTCTGAAAATTGTggatgaaaaacaaaatatacaggaatttcaatatttttttaaaatgtattttagtgTACTGATAATTAACCCAcacccccccacacacccccGATACAATATTCATACAGggttaatacatttttaaaaagatatcAATTATTATGTTATGCTAAAGTTACCAACTtaaataaaggcaaaaatattgtTAAATAATCACCTAGACTGAAAGTCATATTCCTTCTGTATCTAAATTGTGATGACCAGAACAGCTTTTGAAAAAGAGGttaaactgaggaaaaaaatatttggggaaaagaatcaTTATTTGAGGTATTTAACAAGTATTGATTATAGCAGGTTTCTCTGCAGTCCACAGACTATTTAGAATCTACATAGTTTTCTCTCTGAAAGTTTTACATGGCTGCCTCAAAAAACCCAGCTGATTTTTAAGGCTGTTGCTGACATATTGTCTTCCGTTTGCATTTGTACTCAGGAACATGTCTGGGGACACTGATAGGTGGAACCATAAATGAGTTAAATCTCGAGGAACCTGATTCCTGAACTGGCAGGAAATCAATTTTGAAAGGTTTGATGTAATGCATTCCCAATACCAGGTGCTCTCCAGCCTTTATAATTTTTCATGTCAGCAAGAATTGAAGCACAGTTTGTTCCAGAGGTATTGGGTCAGAATTCTGGGACTACCACTTCAGACATTTCAGTGTTGCGTCTATTGAATGTAAAAGGTACAGCATTTCAGATAAGTTTGGTCATATGATATTTTCTATGACCCCAATTAAGCCTCAAGTGTTTCTCTAGTGTCCAGATTGTTGTAATTTCTGACTGAGGATATCTTCACAGATAGAgatattccttccttcctgagtCCTGGAGAATTTTCTCTAATTTGCAGTAGATAAAATGTACAATAGGTCCAAAGGAAAAAGATCAGAAAAACCACTCAATGCCAAACCTTCTAGTCTCAAAGGAACTATGTAGAAATGTTTGGCCAGGAATTCCACCGGACCTTAGGCCGACATCTAGTAAACACACCCAGCATTTGAAAATTCCTTTGTGTAGGGGGTAACAAAATACCAACATTGTACTTCTGTTGATGTAACAGATTACCTTCACACGAGGGAAGGGGAATATTCACTACAGTGTGTAGCTCTGATTCTTTTAGTTGCTACTCAATGAATATATGGCTCtaaaaaacattttgttctCATTAGACACTCATTATTCTCTAGGATTCTTCACCATTTTTGCAGCTGAGTCATATCTCTGGAAGTTAAagcatttctgttttttctctaCTTTTGCTCTCTGTGCATGTAGTACTCCCTATAGTCTTTGTATCAAAACTCCGGTAAACCCATCTCCTcagataaaaatacagaaaaaatactATGTGGTCATTCATCTCCTCTCTTCATCCTTGCCTCATTTTgtctttgatttttgttttggtttgggttttctgtCACATCACCTTGCCTTTCTTGCTATTCCAAACTCTGTAATTGCATCGTCTCATTCTCTGGTCCTCAAAATAGCCGAAACTCTTATGACAAACTCGATAATGTCTCTGCCAAACCTTTTGAAATTAATCAACTTATTTTGTATCTCCATCAAAACTGTTTTACTCACACTTATTTTCTCAGCTACATAATTTCCCCTGTTCTCTAGTTTGTCCTCACTGGCATAAAAGGTGAAGGTCTGCAGAACATTGGCTCCAGCTCTGAGGAATTCCCGGTGAAGCTGACGAACTGCAAATTAAGATACAAAGTTATTACTGTGTTATCCCAAAATCCAATTTTTATTGATGAAATGTTCTGTAAAATAAGTGGCAATGTGTTTACTAGAAAACCCATTATGAGAAATTAGAAGCAGTGCCCCAGTCTGCATagaatttctttcttctcactCTCAAAACATTAGGTAGAAATTTTTCTCCTTAGTTCTCTGCTAAGAATGACTGAAGATTTCCATTTAGTTTATCTACAGATTAATTTTTGCCTGCCACCTTGCCTATCCTCTATTTTCTGCAGTCCTTCAGATCTCCCAGAAACAGACCTTTATAGAGATTTTTTATAGTGATTTAGGAAGGGATAGCAAACGTCTAACAAAAGAATATGAAAGCATAACAAGGAACACCAGACAAAAGGTTCTTCAAATGAAAAACCTGCCTTGTCTTTGCTTCTATActatgaagaagaaaacaagacagTATCATGGCAATAAATTAAAGGACAAGATGATACTTATATGGAAGAATATAGTGTTTCGTTGCCTCCtctattttgcatttttgaGTTTTCTCCCCTGACAAAACTTCAAAAGAGCCTAGTCAGCCAAAACCAAAGCTCTATTTTGCTAAATACACCCTTAATTAGAAGATTTGTTGCTCCCAAAAAGTGACTCATATCAGAGAGTTCATTCTTTTTATATGTTTGCACATGATGATTTTACTTCATAGACAACActctttttaaaggaaaggtTATCATTACTTTTAATAGACAAATTTCTTACATTAGGGCTTTGGGAAAGGGCTCTGTAGTGGTAGTTGTGCCTTTCTGGCTGTAAGCAGTGCACTGCAATCACCACAGCAGGAACAGAACAGGAACTGTCAATTGATTTTATATACATACCCACAGAATAATAATTACAATAATTTCTATTATGCTACTGGTCATGTAAAACAGAGTGAAATGCTCAGCAGCTTATAGCAAATACAGGAATAATTTATTCCTTAGGTACTGTACACAAGACACTTACTACCTAAACACACAAGAACACAGCACTTTCTGTGGCAGAAGTTTATAAAAATTTTCCTAGTTTATCAAAACTCATTTGTCCACAGACACACTTTGTGTCACTAAGAAAATGTGCAAGTTTGTTATAACAATAAAAGTACTCCCTTATGCTGCAACACAGCTTTCTACACCAGAGAAGCTCAAGTAGCATTTTGTCTTGCTAGAATCAACCTGCATACATACAAGATGTCTGCTTTCAATGAAGAATCAATGTAGTGtctcttgcttttctctacTGGTACAGTATCTAATTTCTACTTGCAGTTGTGGGTAACTGCACAATGCTTCTCTTCCTACTACACAGGTGATTTAACACAGTGCTTCTTTGCCCAGCAGTCACAAAAATCTTTCCAGGAACATAGGTTATAGTAGAGCTATGGTTCAAAAAGACCTTGGAATCTGCCTGAACTCCTGGGATCAAATTTCATTCTCACAAAAATTTGTAGTGCAGGGAGTATTCTTTTTCCTACATCATAGCAATAGGCTATTGATCCCAAATAAAAGGGCTGTCTCTCTATATTTCTAATGTTCTGCAATTTTTGTCCTCCTGAATGAGGAAGCATTGATGAAAACTGGTCAGgaaataagaaaaggaaaagaagatctACAAATATTTTCACAAATGCTCTATGACATTTGGATAGTAGACCATTCCTAGAAAAATACTTGGGATTTGTGTGAACAGGGATGGTGATATAAGTAGGAAAATGAACTACAATCTAACACATATGATTAAGGAACTTCACACCCCAAAATACCAAGTATTGAATAGAGATATGGGTTACCCTTTGAGGGAAACAATAGTGTTTTAAGTATCAGCCTGAATCTCATTCAACCTCAGGCAAATAGGTTTTACTAGTAGAATACATTGTTGCTTTTATCAAACTCACAGCACTCTGCGCTATCAAAAACGCAAACCAGTCTGTAATTTACTTGTGTGACTTCCAGCATGTTAATGAAACTGTGTTTTCCTTCAGCATTTGAGAAGTGGGGATAACACTCACATATGAGGCTAAAACATTATTAATAATTTGATGCATTTTAGGAGACAGGTGTATAACACCAATTTTTCAATTCAATCCATCATGAGTTGGACATTTCATAAAAGACACAGACATAAGC harbors:
- the LOC138103078 gene encoding betaine--homocysteine S-methyltransferase 1, whose translation is MLPIRKTAKQGKRGILERLDAGEIVIGDGGFVFALEKRGYVKAGPWTPEATVEHPEAVRQLHREFLRAGANVLQTFTFYASEDKLENRGNYVAEKISCQKVNEAACDIAREVANEGDALVAGGVSQTPSYLSCKDKTVVKAAFRQQLDVFMKKNVDFLIAEYFEHVEEAVWAVEVLKESGKPVAATMCIGPEGDMHGVSPGQCAVQLVKAGASIVGVNCHFDPETSLETVRLMKEGLQAAKLKAHLMSQPLAFHTPDCGKQGFIDLPEFPFGLEPRIVTRWDIQKYARKAYDLGIRFIGGCCGFEPYHIRAIAEELAPERGFLPEASEKHGSWGDNLSMHTKPWVRARARKEYWENLKPASGRPYCPSMSKPDGWGVTKGAKELMQQKEATTEQQLKELFQKKKF